AGGATGCCCGTATAACTTCAGATTCTGGCATCTGCTAGTGCTAAATATCAAACTAAAAAAGAAACCGATTGGCTCTGTTTGCTCCCTTACTCATTGTACATTCTTtgaatatgtttatttaaacCATATTTATAAGATCTTTAACCTGTTGTGGGTTAGTCAACTTAAATGTCACATATATAGCAAAAATACTGTAGGAATATTACGAACCACTGAAAGCATCAAGAGTTTCAGTATAATGTCAATTTCAAGTGCCGTCAGACACCAGAATCTgtattttactttcatttttgtcCAACTTCAAAGTATTATAACTagagtgtttttatttttactatgGCAAATGATATTTGCTATTTACATGTTCAGAACTGGAAACCCATATCAAATAAACACCTGAAAATGAGTTGACCTCTTTTTGTCTTGGAGATTAATATGAAAGAAAATGGTGCCCTTGGAACAGAATATTGAATACAAATGTTCCTAACTAATAATGTTAGGAATGTTATATTGTTTCATTaaccttttttatttgttcTAAAAACATCTGGTTCACACTACCTTTTTTTCCTATCCTTATGAAACAATGCTTTTAATTATCTGGATGAACTTTAAACTTTGAAACCTTTGACAAGTACAGGGATTTCCTCACTGTTCTGTGGCCTGCTTGAGCCAAAGGGCCTGAGGACTCAACAGCTCCACCAAGTGTTGTAAGCCTAGTCTCTGTGCATCATCTACAGGCCTGTTGTTGCGCTCGTCTCTTTGCTGTTATTTCAGAGAAGATTgaaataatgtcatttttaatcattacAATACTAtggtgaccgggaggggacatgttcggttcacttagtttttcaacatatgatctcgaggccacgaTTATCACGTTTCCACGAAGTTAACGTgttgtggccacgacaaaagtaagtgaaccgaacatgtcctCTCCAAGTCACCGTACAATACAAAGAGATAAGAGTGATGCTTTTATATCCTTACAGTACAACAGTGAAAGTTTGGACACATCTGGCTTTctcatgaatttaaaaacattttaatcgcTTATAATGTTTGGAGACTATATAAATTGCACCTACTTACAATATGACTTTCAAAATAAAGTTTCAATTCAATTTACTTTTGTTGAAATGGATGTGTTGAACAGAAGAGTGAGGGAAAAGCAGAGAAAAGTCGCCAGCATACAAAAGTcttaagccccgggtatactttgGCCGCACACAAccaaatttcgagaccgcgCGGATGGTGcgcgtgcaacagcgcatgcgcaagcagGACAGAAGAGTACACTAGGTGGTAATACGCACAGTACTGAGCGCAGTGTCCAGTCGTCGAAGAAGAGGGTGTAAAGAGCGATTCAAAAACAAGATGAGTAaactatgttgcaatggtggatgcattatttttcttctccgatcctGCCCAGCGAATGTCCCATTGGCTGACCGACATCACGATGGAGAGACACCGCAGGTTCTGTTGGATTCGCAACATATGTATTTAAACATccgaaacctaaaataaacattatgtgggtgaaaacactgcatatttgcATCCGTTttgtagtatactttgaaagattcGCGGATGTGACTGCACGCAAGACACGTCCGGGCGCGGAAAGTGAAGGATACCCGGGGCTTTAGGccaccattagatgttgttttaacaatggtataatgaccatatataattatttctcagtctctttattagaatataaccagaaaatacaggacatttgtatgcagtattaaaaaaaacggaaaaaaaataacagcaatAACAAGAACTGGCTCTCTTAAACCTAAATGGAAAGGAAAAGGGctggaaggccaagaaaacCTTTAAAATATGAGAAGTTTCTCAGATTTTCTTCTTTGAGAAAATGGAAGAAGTCCAGGACGTCACactaaatactgattttggctgattttcttttcagtttgtgtacatatttcctgtattttctgtttgtatcataataaagagactgaaaaataaatatggatggccattaaaacattgctaaaacaacaaagctggtggtggcctaagacttttgcacagtgcTGTATGTGTGAACTTTCTCAAGACTACTGGAAAAGCATCCCAGCATGCACCTCACAAGAAAATGAACAGTGTGCAGAGTAATTATCAAGCCACAGGAAGCAATTTTAAAGTCCGCAAAATATAAGATCGTTTTGAATTTTTTCATAGTTTTGATGACTTGCTATTATTCTAAAATGTCAAACGtagcaataattaaaaaaaaaaaatgtgtgtccAAACTCTTGGCAGATAAACAATTGCTTCTAAATCCTTTGTGTCCATACCTCAAGATCTGATCCATTGCTGATACAGAACTTCAccaattcaggttgattggtgCTCACTGCCTGTTAAAGCAAATGATGGAAGATGAGCCAAGCTTAGATGCTATTCATAGGAACAATATTTACTTaacatttctgagaaacgctcaCCACATGTAAAGGAGTTCGACCGTGAGCATCAGAAACATTAAAACTGACTCCAGTCTTTTTCCACGCCTCCATCTCTTCTTTCTCTCCAAGGCATGCAAGACTGAAAAGCACAATCCATATTTAGAAATCTACAATTACTGCTATATGGGTAAGCAATAACATATTGGTCAGAGTGATACCTTTTATCGAGAACcctctttttaaaaatgaacctTTGTATAAAAACATACTCCCACTTACTAGCACATCTCAGCCCCAAATTCCTCTGGGGATTTTTCCAAACGTGCCCCTGCAGAAATTAACATTTCCACCACCTCCAAACTCCTAATGAAATAAAAGGTGAATCAGTAAATGTGGATATGCAACAGGGTATGGAAATGAATGGGGGCTTGAGGCAAAAATGGCCACAAATTCAAGATGAGGGGCAAAAAGTGCCCTTCCACGATTAAAGTAAATCAATTGTCTGTCAGAATTAAAGTGAAATATGATAATGAATGAAAACTGTCAACTGAGGCGTAAGAGTTTTTTGCAGCATTATAGCCCATTATACATATAAAACCAACGCTTATGAATGCAATGTCTAATCAGAGGCTTTTAGATTAGTCACTACTGTAAAGGCCGTTCTGTTCAGTGTGCGCACCCACCGACTGAATTCTGCACTCTAGTGGATTCTCATCATAAACAACCAAGTACAGATATGATGTACTGTAAGTAAGAGATTATTTTGTAGCATAAACAGCTTCACATTGTAATGAGAGTTTTTGAGAGAGCGCTTAAACACATGCTAGACTGAAAGTCATGGACCGCTTCAGTGTTGTTTTGCTTACtttctgtatataatttattcccaGACCCAGTTTGaatagatgttttgtttttcaagcTACTAAAATATCCAATATGAAGCCTTGATTTTGTagtgcataaaaaaacaaactcaTAAACAGTTGTCTGTGTAGCCAGAACATGACGTGCCATCACCccaaacacaaaaacatactcccccagtttcacagacaaggcttaaacctAGTACTagattaaaatgcatgtttgagctggtTTAACTGAAAGCACCTTGCTCTGACATATCTTTAAAAATGCCACGGTCATTGTTttatctcaagatgcacactagtaatgttttttaaccctctggtgcacTTTGTGTtaatcaaaaatgaccaaaggttttttatttcaatgaaatgtactatattttagttcatattgtatttttaggggattttatggtacaaaattatatttatgctgtAGTTATAAtctatttattcactttttgagcatagaccttAAACTGTCACAGGCTTAAATTTGATCTCTTTTAAAAGATACTTGGCaaattattgctgaagtgaaataagttttaaaaaaaagttaacttatagtttattcatttattacgtttattgttatgaaaaatgccCAAAATAGTATGAAAtacatattttcaaaaacacatCTTTTACTCCAAAATcgcaagaaaatcaaagccataaaccaaaaaaaaaaaactgagctttcagtaagattttgtttggtcaCAGTACCAAAAGTTTTCACTAGATTAAATTTATCTCCCATTTATTTCCAATGCAATCTATTTTTTCAGGACTATTTAACCTTTTCGAAccatgtccatgatttttgtgtgttcacatagcaagtgccaaaacctttaccaaaTTTCTCTTACCATTCTGATTGTGTCATGAgcaccagttggagtgcccatgtttgccactagagggcactccaacccggactgtTCCTCACCACACtcttggacttcatttcccataacacacttcccGGGCTCATTATCctgtcattgcacccagctgttttgtgtttgatcattagttctgtctatttatacctggtttgtttcTGATTTTGTTATTGAGGTTTCATTTATGGTCACTGGCgtttgtttctgttttcttttttttatgtggACTGCTCTGTGTACTTTGACCCTAGCTTGCCTGGATTGTTTATTGATTTCCcaattaaagctgcatttggatctaaCCCTCTCATCTCTGTGCCATTCCGTTACAGATTGAggaaaaaattctaaaaaaaaaacaaacaaaatgaccgaagagcaccagagggttatggcatgtttataaaagctacttaaataccctaattaaactaaggcctaTCCTGGATTAATGTAAGCCATTAATCTATCTAAGCTATTAGtccacattaataataattataatatcaaGAGTAATAATCAACAAAGATTTTTATCATAAAATTGCAGCCCAACCATGTAATGACTcccttttaaattttataatttatagaGACCATTTAAGCAATTGTGTAAATTCATGATTGTTGCCTTTTAAGCAGCATTAAATGAAACTGTGTAAATAAACATGACATGTCAGATGCAGCTTCTATTCCACCTTTGCAGTGTAAACATGGCTTCTGTTGATGTTGATAACATGTTATTGTTATAGTATTCTGAGTAATTGCGATAATTAGTTCAATATAAGTATCTGACATAAAAGTCAACACAGATACATTTAATTAggtaattataaataattgcCCATACAGAGGTAAAAATGCCCCTGGAAGTCATATATATCCAGTAAGAAGCACACAAATATGATGAGTACTTGGAGCATATGGCATCTCGAAGTGGATTTTGTCCATCACAGTCAAAGGCATTCACATCTGCTCCCTGCTGCAGCAAGTAGTGAACAGTGCCTACGTAGCCCTCTCCTGCTGCCACATGTAAAGGTGTTCGACGTCGCTCATCACCACATGACACATCAACACCCTATAAGTTAAGTTCAACAATACACATTTAGGGTAGGTGTCCCACtgaaaattgaaattaaaactagattttgtgtgtatgtgttccAACCATGCcacatatatacattatattgcCATAAAATaatgggacacccctccaaagcATTGAATtgaggtgttccaatcacttccatggccacaggtgtatcaAATCAAgaacctaggcatgcagactgcttctacaatcatttgtgaaagaatgggtcgctctcaggagctcagtgaattcaagtgtggtaccgtgataggttgccacctgtgcaataagtccattcgtgaaatttcctcactactaaatattccacggtcgtCTGTTAGTGGTATAATaataaagtggaagcaattggggacaacagcaactcagccacaaagtggtaTTATACGCTTATAATCAGGTATATAATCACAcatctctgtctggcaatccgatggacgagtctgggtttggcggttgtcaggagaacggtacttgcctgactgcattgtgccaagtgtaaagtttggtggaggggggattatggtgtggggttgtttttcaggggttgagCTTGGcgccttagttccagtgaaaggaactcttaatgcttcagcataccaagacattttggacaatttcatgctcccaactttgtgggaacagtttggggatggccccttcctgttccaacatgactgcgcaccagtgcacaaagcaaggtccatacagacatggatgagcgagtttggtgtggaggaacttgactggcctgcacagagtcctgacctcaacccgatagaacacctttgggatgaattagagcggagactgcgagccaggttTTCTCggcaacatcactgcctgacctcacaaatgcacttctagaagaatggtgaaaaattcccataaacacactcttaaaccttgtggaaagcattcccagaagagttgaggctgttatagctgcaaagggtgagCCAACtccggattaagaatgggatgtcattaaagttcatgtgcacgtaaaggcaggcgtcccaaaacttttggcaatatagtgtgtgtgtgtgtgtgtgtgtgtgtgtgtgtgctctacatacatttatatatatatatatatatatatatatatatatatatatatatatatatatatatatatatatatatatatatatataaataataagaaaatattcatttaattttcagaatttagttaatgtatgttaatattaatttgagtatATTAATGtactctgaaacaagttgatgaaatgcagagaataaagtttttatttgcatttctttcaaaatataataatcaaaatataataattaataatgaattataatgattaattattaattataatgaaattttcattaatttaaaagaaggtatAAAAGGCAGAACCCCCAAACTATTGGTATCATTATCTGTATCagcagatatcactctgaataatcggctatcaGTGTCGGTGGAGTAATTTAGTATCGGTGCAgctctaatatatatacacataaactGCATATTGTAGTCAAGAGTTTTATTTGTGACGACTGTTGATATGTCCACATTACCTCTCGAAAATGTTCCTCCAGGCCAAGATAATCTTCTTCTACAGCTGAAGAGTTCAACAGATTAGGGAGAAGAGCAAGTTGGCACGTTTTCATCTCCTAGTTAAAAGAAAGTAATCTGAAAATTGTGACCAGTTATTTCATTATACAATGaaagttttattttacaaatggCAAGTACAATGTCACCATACTGGTGATTCTAACTCTGACTTGCTAGCCACTTATTACATTCAGCATTCACATCacatattttctatttttagaGAATTTTATGACAccaattaatatttttgcaatAATTAGGATAATTTTTCccactgaaaataataaaaaacaaaaactattttttttttttttttcaattaaaacaGTATTTCATGTTATAGTACAGGCCTTTAAAATCACCGCAGAATTCCTATATAACTCTATATAAAGAGGCTTATAAATTATTTGACTGCttttaaacataaatacatttttagtttaaaatgtctcagagttgttttttttttttttaatctgatttcaacctctttattttaaaaaaaattgtcaggagtgtgactattttttttaatgaccatTTAGCTTTTTCGAATCATTTTCGatgtatttgtttgtgtgtttttggtcaCATAGCGATTGCCTCAAAAGTCACCGAGTTTTGTAAAATTTCAATTAATAAGTTTTTTCAGTCTAAAATGACCGAACAACACCAGAGGTTAACTAACTAGCTAACGTTAGTAACACTAACCGTCTTGATGTTATCCGTCCCGATCCAGCCGAGGCGAAGAGAAGATGCTACAGCAGACCAATATCTATAAACTTTATCAGGGACCTTTTTTCTTGAAAAACAAACCCCCAtgataaaaaggaaaaaaggcaAACACACAGATTGCAGGTTTTATGGTACTTCGATGTAACTCGTGTGACGCGTGAATATATTGGCGCGAAAAATGGTGAGTGAGGTCACGTGACGTGACTCGAATTTTTTTAggagattaaatattttgtgcTTTTCCAAATTATGAATGGTAACATTGTCGTTGTTTTGCTATTATTTCAATGTTTAGGTGTGGATGATATCTAAGCGGCATGGagctctatctatctatctatctatctgaatagATTTTAATTGCTTATTGCTTTTTATTAGAACAAAGtatacaatatttaatatttattcttgTGTATGTGGAATTTCCACAAAATAAAGAgttgtaaaagaaaataatattcatatttattgttTTGATATAGGAATAATCATTATCTAAATTAAATCTCTCTAACTCTTAACTTTTAGCTAGATAAATACCATGTAAATGTAACCTCTCTtactcttttaaataaataaatatatatatatgtttgtcgATTTGATTTTACCATagatatatataacatacacTTAACGTTACCACAGAAACGCAGAGAAGGGCGAAGAGCCGTAAAATGTCGTAAAGTCAGCAGTCACTGCGGTATAAATGTGACGCTCTTCTTCCGTTTCCTTTCTCCTTAACCTCCAACTCGATTGAGGGTACGCGGGTTTGTGAAGACGTCTGAATCAAAACTAGGTAATTTGTTGTTACTTAAACGTTTCAATCATCCAGGTTCTGTTTTGTTAAGTTTAATGTGTGTAACCACTGAATAGGTTCAAGGCAGGGTGGTTATTATTTTACGTTCTTGCGAACAGTATGCTGCACCACGTGGTTGAATAGTCCTGTAGGTTCGTGTGCACAGAGAAAACTGCTGTGAACTAAAAGATTACTTTTgtaattaaattcaataattatTTTCCACTATACTGATCTATTGTGGGTGTTCATTTGGTCGTTGTGGGGAACGCCTTTATAAAGATCGAGCAGATCTCTTAAATTGCCAAGCAGAACATCACATGTGGAGTTTCTCAAAAATGGCAAATTCCTCGATCTGCGTGGCTAGAAAAACACCAGGTTTGCTTTCATCACTGTAAGAACAGTTGCAATGATGACAATGAGGCCTGGGATatccagatacacacacacacacacacacacatatatatatatatatatatatatgtgtatgtgtatgtgtatatgtatatgtatgaagACTCTTTTCTTTCCCCCTCCAGGGAGTTCTTGAGTTCCATCATGTGGTTTGAAGCCTGTTGTAACCGACATATGCAGTATGGTAAGTGGTTTGGATGGTCTTTCTTCAAAGGTTTTGCACAGCACTAGTCACAGTCTAGTCATAGTGGGCTTAGGAACTAGTGCAATGCAAAAATTACAATTCCCTTCTCTTGCAACCCACTGTTGTGCTCACCAAATAACAGTGATACTTATGAGAAGAGACATTTTTAGCatgggatttttttatttttttttttatcgtttTTGTCTTCATGTGATTTCGAATTACTGTGTACTTGCAGGTTTTGGGTGACATTAAGGGCCCTCCTGTGAATGGACCGGACAGTAGGTAAGAATTAATTGGGATAATGAATTAACTTGACTTTTGTAATGATGATTGGCTTTAATGTTCAACTGCTCTTATTAACCATGAAAGAGAATGTGCCTTTCTGAACAGTCAGACTCTCTTTGAGTGTGCTTAAAATGTACGTATGCTATGCTTTCCTTATGTTTCCATTTATTTTCAGGTTCCAGAACACAATGATTGCTCAATCCTGGGaggttataaataaaatttgctCCTGAGGAAGCTTGTTCAAATGGTAGGTGTCACTGCAtgttagctttttttttttttttttttttttttttttttttttttttatttgtcttaATAGTATCTGCTAAGCCTGTCATGGTTATGAATTTTGTACTTACTATTTTGTCATACAAATAAATCagatttaatgattttattcattcTTTTTCATGTTACTTAATGTGGAAGTCCATATTTTACTTTGAATTGTAtctaatataattaaatttgtacatttaaaaaaaaaaaatgctgtgagaatttagttattttataatattatatagttGCAATATTTCCCTTATTTGGATTGCAAAACATGATTGAAACTTAAATTGCACAATTAGTTAGCTTATTTGTTGCAATTTCCACCGAATAACCATGTTCAGATAATTGTGACAGGCCTAATATTGGCTTTCGTTTTCTGTAATGTATTTCGGAAAAACTGGTATTAAAATGAGGTCTATCCCGACTGGCCCCTCTCAGTAGAGCCTAGTCGTTGGAAATACCTCAGAGATAAAGTCTGTAGTATCGCTTTACCCATGTTGCTAGTATCATTAGCTTTGTGGGAAAACGCTGCAGTACATTTCAATGAGCTTAAAGGATATACCTTTGTTTGTCAGACATGGTGGAGAGCAACATCTCACTTCTGTGAATTTCCATTCTGTAGGTGTGACCTGAAAGATGTCCACTAGGAGGCGCACCATGCCTTTTTTTGGTGATTGGAGGCGTATTAGAGGTATGTAATGTTAAATTGGCTGATTCCAAAAAACACTCGCCTGCACTGTTGGTATCTGCATCCAGTTGTATGTCTGACTGGAATGTTCAAATGCCAGTGCTAGAGAACCTCGACACCTGCTCTTATTGGACCTTATATGTTTGTTGTTGGGTCCTGGCAGGGATCGAGACAAGACCTTATTATGAAGattatttttccaattcaaTTGAGCTTGCTTGGCATGACTGTggtatggtacaatgttgccaaAGCAATAAACGTGTAATCGGTTATACAGTTATTTCCTCTCCCATAGTGTTAACTCTGGTGTTTGCTACACAAGGAAAAATCTAATTGTTTTATAAAGCTCAaggtttgctgtgcttgtttgtagggctgcacatTCTTTTTATATCAGTATGACttgtattataatatttttgatcATTGTTACTAAACTATTAATTGAATCAAGACCTATTCCTACTGTAATTCTCTAAAatcaaataagaaatattaacTTGTAATTTTAGTTATAGTGTAAATTTCTTAATTTCATTGAAGTTATGTAATTGTAAATTGTGtctgaactaaaaaaaaaaacgcagggAGATGTTAAAGTCTCTCTCTTGATCTCTCTAGCTGTCGTATAGCTGTTTGCGAAtataaaatgtctgcaaagtttaaaagatcaaagtgcacagTAAGAGCGACTCAATTTTGAACTGCTGAAACGAGTCATCAGAAATTCTAGTCTCTTCCTGTTACATGCCCCATAACGACGTAACAAATTAATGCCAGTCTATGGTCTTCACTGGCTGTGaatgtctactttgaccctcaaacactatagttgtagctgaggcttGGAAGAGTTTGATACATGTTGAGTAGACTGTTTTCAGCACTGTAACACCACTTAATATGCACTTCAAAAAGATGAGGACTCGTGCTGGTATTGATAATGAAAAGCAGAAACCATTGTTACTGTTCGTATCTGGAGCTGAAGTTCAGATATGCCAATGGGCATTTTGtttctgacatgcactgtaagcggtagaccaatcacagaCAGGACCGTCTTGACCAATCAGAAGGCTCTGTGAAAGGAGGGGTTCGAATCCTTTATGGAACCATTTCAAACACCATGATGCTGCAATTTAAAAACTGagatgtatataaaatatataaaaaaaaaatatataacctTTTGATGCATGTAAAGCCATTGTAGGATACCTATTGTcctaaacaaaattaaaatggcATAAATAGGAGCACTTTAAAACCCCTTTTGTTGACTGCAGCCTGTTCAATTAAATTGCAGCCTTTGCACTAAGACATAATGATTTGTTTTAGTTAATCATGCAGCCCAAGCTGTGCTGTTTTTGATGTATACTTTCATGCACAGCCTGTCTAATAGAGTGTGGAATGAGTGTCAGTGGTGTGCTGTCAATTCTTGCACATACCCAACATGCCCCACCTCAACCCTATATAACCCCCAGCACTCAAAGATGCTCTCCGGGGAGGATATCGGCATACTGTGACCTGTCCCTTTTAGAAGCCTTGTGACATTGTTTCAATAGCTCAGCGTGTCTTGATAATCCTTACTTGTTTGTGTTATGCCTGCAGGTCCCATATGGTGAGACTGAAGAATAAATGCTGGCAGGGCATAGTTCTTACACACAGTGCCACGAAATGACAAGTAAGGCTTCTTTTGGTCTTGAACATTCCCGGTTGCATGAACGTGATGTATTTGGTCATATACCAAGGCTTTTAGGATATGTGGTTCCTGACTTGCTGTGGACATGACCAAAAATTAAAACCCATCCTAATGAGTCACTTCAGTTCAGTACTGATTTCTGATTCATTAGGAACATTTCCTTGAATGCACTTAAACTGTAATTGCAAGGTTGtacaggtttttttgttttttgtttttttttaattgtttgttcTATATCAGGTTTGGATTTGGAGTGAAGGGTTTCCTGCCAGACTCGCAAGGTGAGAGCCGTTCCACATCTTTGGATCACTTTCAAAGGGGGTCAGCCACTTCTCCCCACTGGCGATCCTTAACGCCGTGATCCCACATCACTGCCCTATGAGACtttttttgcaggttttttgctaaataaaatgcCTGTGGTCTTTGGGGCAACACCTGATTTACTTAAAGCAGTGTCAGTGGCATATTGCATTAGAAATTCGATTTACTAATGtaatttttctttgtcttttaaaAACAGTTGGTGCTGGTGAGGAGATCGTACGGCATGGGAAACTAAAACTTCATCTGCTTTGGAGTTTTGTGGCGATACGGTTTTCAATAAATCAActctaaaacatatttaacaatGTAGTGGTTTTTAAGttcttaaatgtttttgacaAATGGTGAAGTGTT
This DNA window, taken from Megalobrama amblycephala isolate DHTTF-2021 linkage group LG4, ASM1881202v1, whole genome shotgun sequence, encodes the following:
- the si:ch211-209a2.2 gene encoding L-asparaginase isoform X1 encodes the protein MGVCFSRKKVPDKVYRYWSAVASSLRLGWIGTDNIKTEMKTCQLALLPNLLNSSAVEEDYLGLEEHFREGVDVSCGDERRRTPLHVAAGEGYVGTVHYLLQQGADVNAFDCDGQNPLRDAICSKSLEVVEMLISAGARLEKSPEEFGAEMCYLACLGEKEEMEAWKKTGVSFNVSDAHGRTPLHVAVSTNQPELVKFCISNGSDLEQRDERNNRPVDDAQRLGLQHLVELLSPQALWLKQATEQ
- the si:ch211-209a2.2 gene encoding L-asparaginase isoform X2 → MKTCQLALLPNLLNSSAVEEDYLGLEEHFREGVDVSCGDERRRTPLHVAAGEGYVGTVHYLLQQGADVNAFDCDGQNPLRDAICSKSLEVVEMLISAGARLEKSPEEFGAEMCYLACLGEKEEMEAWKKTGVSFNVSDAHGRTPLHVAVSTNQPELVKFCISNGSDLEQRDERNNRPVDDAQRLGLQHLVELLSPQALWLKQATEQ